A segment of the Thermotoga sp. genome:
CAAGCCTTCCACATCCAAAGACGACAATGTACTTGCTCTTTCCTCTCGGCATGTTTTAACTCCTCCACCGTCAATATCCATACCTGCGGAATCTTCTCACCCTTAAAATATACCCCCACAGCATCCCGTAGACAAATCCTCCTATGTGCGCCCACCACGCAACACCGTAAGAACCGACGAGACTGTTCATCACCTGTATAAAGAACCAGATCAGAAGATAATAGAAGGCTGGAATCTCGACCAACGTCAGGAAGAAAAAGAAAGGAAAGAGTGTCACGATCCGGGAGTACGGGAAGAGAACGAAATAGGCTCCCATGACTCCAGAAACGGCTCCAGAGGCCCCAATCATGGGTGTCGTTGAGTGAAGAGCGAACACGAACTGAATGAAGGCTGCGAACACACCGGCGGACAGATAGAAAAACGTGTATCCAACGTGTCCCATCTCATCTTCTGTGTTGTCTCCAAAGATCCAGAGGAACCACATGTTTCCAAGGATGTGCCAGAACCCTCCGTGGAGGAACATATGGCTTATGAACGGAAAAAGAGAAAACCCCAGCACTTCTCGTACCTGCTCTACTGTGTACCGGGCAGGGACGAGTCCGTACCTGTACATGAAGGCAAGAAGTTCCCTGTTGTTCAATGTGAGCTGGTAAATAAAAACAATGATGTTTATCAGGATCAGCACTGTCGTTACATACGGTTTCTTTCTGCTCGGTAGAACGTCGTACAGGGGGAGCATTCTATCACTCCCTACAGAAGATCCAGTATGTTGAATCTACTCGTGGTTTCGGGAACCAGCTCTGACTCATCCGCTGTTATGATCACAACGACCCCTGGACCGTGCCCTGCTGAAACACACGCGGAGTGCACCACGATTCCTATCGAAATCGCACCCTTTCTGTACTTTCCAACACCGTAGGAGTTGTCATGATCCATTATCGCCACGATATCACCAAGCCTGAGGTCTTCCACTCCCACCTCACGGGGATCCAGGGCCATTATATCGTAATCCGTTGAGGCACTGCTTGACACACCAATACCGGATCCCATGAAGTGGGCAGGGATCTTCGCCACAACCGGAACGTGCAGCCTCCCATTTTTTTCAACGATTTCAAGCCTCTCAAAAAGCTCAGGATCCACGTTCATGATCTTTACATCTGGATAGTCAAGAAGCTTCAATCCTTGTCCCCACGCCTTTATTAGAACTTTGTCTCCCACCATGAGTTTTTCCAAGACTTCATCGTCAAAGTGAGCGATCACGTGGTTCACACCACCGTGTTTTCCCGTCACCACTCCTTTGCTTCCCTTCGCGTCCCCCGACATCACGATCACTTCGTTACCTATACAGGACAGTGTCATGAGGGGTATCTCCTCTTCTTTTTTCCTTGCCATGATGGAGACACCTGGCTCCACGTGGTCTCCTTCCCATCCGTAGGCGCTGTCACCCACCTTCACGTTGTAAGTGATCCCCCCGAGAACGGGTATCACCCTCACTTCTCCGTCCGCCGTCACACTATACGGTGATCTCATCTTAGCAGGAGAGACCTCTCCTACAACCGATATACAAACGAGTCTATCCTTGTTTGTCCTCACGAACCTCACCTCCAGAATGTGATATCATTGAATAGAAAAGGCATATTAGGAGGTGACATTTTGAAATTTTACATCACCACCCCGATATACTACGTGAACTCGGAGCCACACATAGGAAGCGCCTATACCACTATTGTAGCGGATATCATTGCTCGTTACAAACGCTTCATGGGATATGACGTGTTCTTCCTCACGGGAACAGACGAACACGGCCAAAAGGTTCTTCAGGCAGCGCAAAAGGCAGGAAAGAATCCTCAGGTATTCTGTGATGAGCTCGCAGAAAAGTTCAAGCAGCTCTGGAAGGAACTCAAGATCACCAACGATCATTTCATTCGCACCACGGATGAAATGCACATGAAAACTGTGCAGGAATTCGTTGCGAAGATGAAAGAAAACGGTGACGTGTACAAAGGTGTGTACAAGGGATGGTACTGTGTTCCCTGCGAGACTTTCTGGAACGAAGATGAGGTCATAAAAGAAGGGAGCGAACGACTCTGTCCTGAGTGTAAAAGACCGGTCAGGTGGGTGGAAGAAGAGAATTACTTCTTCAGGCTTTCGAAGTACAGAGACGCTCTTTCGAAACACTACGAGAAACACCCGGACTTTGTAGAACCTGATTTTAGAAAGAACGAGATGCTGAAGATCTTGGAGGGAGGCCTCAAGGATCTCAGTATCACCAGAACGTCCTTCAAGTGGGGCGTTCCGATGAAGGACGATCCTAAGCACGTGATATACGTCTGGGTGGATGCACTCATAAACTATGTTTCTGCGATCGGATATGGCTGGAACGAGGAGATGTTCAACGAATGGTGGCCCGCCGATCTACACCTGATAGGGAAG
Coding sequences within it:
- a CDS encoding rhomboid family intramembrane serine protease, with product MLPLYDVLPSRKKPYVTTVLILINIIVFIYQLTLNNRELLAFMYRYGLVPARYTVEQVREVLGFSLFPFISHMFLHGGFWHILGNMWFLWIFGDNTEDEMGHVGYTFFYLSAGVFAAFIQFVFALHSTTPMIGASGAVSGVMGAYFVLFPYSRIVTLFPFFFFLTLVEIPAFYYLLIWFFIQVMNSLVGSYGVAWWAHIGGFVYGMLWGYILRVRRFRRYGY
- a CDS encoding DUF4438 domain-containing protein, with product MRTNKDRLVCISVVGEVSPAKMRSPYSVTADGEVRVIPVLGGITYNVKVGDSAYGWEGDHVEPGVSIMARKKEEEIPLMTLSCIGNEVIVMSGDAKGSKGVVTGKHGGVNHVIAHFDDEVLEKLMVGDKVLIKAWGQGLKLLDYPDVKIMNVDPELFERLEIVEKNGRLHVPVVAKIPAHFMGSGIGVSSSASTDYDIMALDPREVGVEDLRLGDIVAIMDHDNSYGVGKYRKGAISIGIVVHSACVSAGHGPGVVVIITADESELVPETTSRFNILDLL
- the metG gene encoding methionine--tRNA ligase, whose protein sequence is MKFYITTPIYYVNSEPHIGSAYTTIVADIIARYKRFMGYDVFFLTGTDEHGQKVLQAAQKAGKNPQVFCDELAEKFKQLWKELKITNDHFIRTTDEMHMKTVQEFVAKMKENGDVYKGVYKGWYCVPCETFWNEDEVIKEGSERLCPECKRPVRWVEEENYFFRLSKYRDALSKHYEKHPDFVEPDFRKNEMLKILEGGLKDLSITRTSFKWGVPMKDDPKHVIYVWVDALINYVSAIGYGWNEEMFNEWWPADLHLIGKEINRFHSIIWPAMLMSVGLPLPKKVFAHGWLTVNGQKISKSLGNAIDPRFFVNRYGNDVVRYYLIRDIVFGKDGDFSEERLVHRLNSDLANDYGNLLHRITAMIKKYFNGKLPSPSNEEGLDSWLKERFFETKNVYCDLMDSYRLTEALDKIWEFIADANKYFNDTKPWILAKEGKLERLGTVLYNSLEAVFKVALMTLPVMPDTSQEVFRRVSFDE